GACAATCTTCAACTCCGCTTGGATGATACTCTTGTAATTCCTCCACAGTTTTTACCATTTCTCCATTTCCGTTTGGTACTCCATCAGTAAGAAATTCCCCCAAGAATGTTCCTCTAACACAGGTATAAAAAACAGTTCAATCAATCCAAAGGGCCATTTCTCAAGGAAACAATAactaatcaattaatcaagtaaAAACATAAACTAAATTGGAAAATTTGACTTTTACCACCTAAGAAACTTGTAAAattgtgttttaccacctaaaaataaattgaaaattgttttttttaccATCTCTTGACGGTAAAATGAACATAAACGTTATGTGCCCTCCATTTCAATGACTATATTTCTGATTTCCTTCTTTACTCCCATGATTTCCATGTATATAAGTTATGGAGTATCATTTGCCCTTGCTTCCCATTAATTCACATAATTTGGTAATATTTCCCAAATTGATAGATGCAtaattatttttctgatttgCAAACGagaatcaagttgttttatggTATGATTATGTTTGGTTTGCATCAAAAGGGGCCTCACGTAACGTTTCATTCTATCTTGCTGTTAAGAGATGGTAAAAACCAATTTTTATtgtatttttaggtggtaaaaagcAATTTCTATTCtcttaggtggtaaaaaacacaATTTGTCAatcttttttaggtggtaataCACAATTTACCCCAactaaatacgaagtataaaattTCACAAAACAAAGCTGTTGAGTACAACAAATGAACAGGAACAGGAACAGGAACAGGAACAGGAACAGGAACAGGAACAGGGGCATGATTCTGAAGCCATGAAACAGAAAAAGACAGCATTAACGTTTACCTTGTTGCATCCGATGTACTAAACCCTCGTCCATTATGAACAATGCTTGCCTTACAAACCTTTTCTTCGTTGGTTTGCAACCGATAAAGAGCACAAACAGCTTTCATACACAACTCAGGATTCTTACCAAAGTCAGAGAGCATATCAGCTTCTGAAACCCACTTTGAATCAGGATGTCTTCTGCTCTGTAGTCTAGAGAGTATATCTTTGAAATTAAGATCATTATCTGATACCtcttcatcaaaatcatcatcagaATCATCATCTCCACTAACTTCTTTTGACAAATCATCTTTTACATCTTCACAATCAGAGTCATCAACAATGAAACTACCTAAGCTTCTATCACTACTTTCTGACTCATCTTCTGATGACTCATGATCATCTGCAACATTTCCAATTTTCTGAGGTTTATCTTTCAGTTCATCTTGTCCACACTTAACCAAACGCCTCCTTGGACGAGTTGGATTCAAGGGGCTAGCACATTGACTTGAGGCCCGAGCAATATTTCTACTAAGGAGTTGACAAATTGGTAaacaatcatcatcatcatcactctcattTTCCCTAGGAACCCTTTTAAAACCCCGCCTTGTTGGTTTTATATCATCATCCGATTCATCCCCATCTTCACCCTCGCCATCATTGTTCTCAAACTTAAAAATCCTCCTTGGACGAGTTGGATTCAAGGACTCAGAACGTTGACTTGATTCCCGAGCAATTTTTCTACTAAGGAGTTGACTAATTGGTAAactcacatcatcatcactccCACTTTCCCTATCAACCCTTTTAAAACCCCGTCTTGTTGGTGTACCATCTTCACCCATGCCGTCATTGTTCTCCAATTTTAAAATCCTCTTTGGACGAGTTGGATTCAAGGGCTCAGCACGTTTACTTGATTCCCGAGCAATATTTCTCATGCGGAGTTGTCTACTAAATAAAAGCGgatgatcatcatcatcactctcACTTTCCTTAGCAACCCTTTTAAAAACCCGGTTTTTTGGTATAACATCATCGTCCCCTTCTCCACCCTCGCCGTCATTGTTCTCCAATTTAAAAAGCCTCCTTGGAGGAGTTGGATTCAAGGGACCAGCACGTTGACTTGAGCCCCGAGCAATATTTCTTATGGGGAATCGACTAATTGGAAgactatcatcatcatcaccctCACCGcgctttcttttgtttttcggggTCATGATAATTGGGGCATTTCCCTTAGCTCCAATAAGAACAGCCTTTTTCTCCTTCAAACCCTTAATTTCCTCTTCAACTCTTAATTTCTCACCACCTAAAACCCTAATCTTGCTTATAATTGTTACCAAATTCCTTTCTTTGTTTTGAATTTCTAATTCAATTTCCCTACATCTTTGTTCTTGCTCACTCGACTTAATTCCAGAGTCATCTAAACCCTCATCAAACACACCATCAAAATTAGCCACATTTTCCTCCTCAATCTTCACCCCACTAATTATGTGATCACTGAGTACTACTACGTTCGGATTCATTATCATTTAAACCCCAGAAAAAGTTCCACAATTATCAAGCTCAAAAATCCTACTCAATTATGTTAAAAATACAGATAAATTGAACATTAGAGGGTTCGTCATTCACAATGAGTACCTGGGAAATGTATATAATTCAAAAATTAAGGAAGAATGCAACCGAATTGACAACAAAATACTCGAATTGAACAACAGAAAGTGAGAAATTGTAAAAGAGGAGGAAAACTCACAAGAAAATGGCAGCTTCCTCAGCAAGTCTAGCGCTTGACAAAGGAGAGaagttgaaattgaaattgaaattgaaattgaaattagaaaataaattgtTTTTGGGTTTAGTTGGGTTAAATATGTGGCACGTGCATCTTTTTACTGTACTCGTTATTTAATGGACCCGAATATGGAAACTGCGCAGCCAATAAACCCATCAAAAACCAACCCGACCCGGGCTTCGTTTTGAACTTAATCCGAGTTAAGCTGAACGTTCAAATCCGGATTTGGTTGATAGCCCAAAAAAATCGGACTAGCTAACAGAAAtctatctattacattataataaaatatacacCAGGATTCCAGGAATAATACGTGTCGTTTACATAtgtgaaaaatatatttatttatagaTTGTTGAAATAACGTATGTCACATGATgataatttgctaaaaatgattttggtaatattttagtcaaatcgttaTAAATgttaataatgaaaaatatatttactcaatatttttggttaaattagcatattaatatattgaatattttggtcaaattagcatagtaatatatcgaatattttggtcaaattagcgtATCAAACATATAAAACACTAAGATGTATTAGGACAGAAATTGAATTCTTCGTATTGGATGATTAAATGAAttatgttcaagatttattaattatgcaacaaTTTTATAGGGAGGCGAATATTTCAGTTGAATATATTACGGATTATAAAAAATtggtaaaataattttagatatCCGTGTATActcgggacctaatctagtgtAACCATATTATTGACCCAAAGTTTAATCGAAACCTGTTAAAAGGTTAATCTAGAAAATTTTAGATAAATATCTATTGTAATTTTTGATAGTGTGTAAAATAATCTAGTCAAGAAATTACCAGAATAATCTACTAAGCCTAACTAAGATACAGAGTATCAAGTActctagaaatatcaatgagaGATATCCAACTAGCTAGAAAAATCTAGAGATTTAGTAACAACTATAAATACATGTATGTTCTATACACTTGTATCATACGGAGTAATGTAGTGTGTATGAAATACAATACAAGATATTATGTTATATAAACTCAATCTTGCTCTCCATAGCAATCAAATTAAATAAGACCGAAAAAATAACTAGTAATTGTCAAAGTTTTTTATCCGCCATCTCCAATGATGTACAATGATGCAACAATTCAAGAAAGGTTTCCATAAGTTAATAACCAATGTGAGATTATTAAACATAATCATGGACGATTGGTGAATTTAATCATTagaagttcagacaaaataaatcGAATACTACGAAATattgtacttcgtatatttttttgaacaataaaattctaaaattcgacaaaatacaaaataaaaacaagaaCAATAAACACATTTTACCTATTTCTCTAAAATATATCAACTCAAATTAACCACCACATGTGAATTGATCCTTGTATAACTTGAATTGACTAATCGGAACTTGTTTTCTAAAAAAGAATTAATCTATACAATGTCCAATCATAGTGTTATCACCAAAagcaaaaaataaactaaaagccGAAATTTCATGTGGTTAAACCCATCGATATTTGTGCATTACTCGATCATCGTGTTGGGAAGAACGTGTTACAGGAAGCAGACCTTCTTGTTAACTTGATCAGTCAAAAATGGTGATCAGTGATTTCGAACAGAAGAAAGACTTTTAGACGAAGAAGGAGAAATTATAAGTGTTATTATGATACTCCTTGTGATCAACACTTTACATTATTTATATGATTTCACAAACTGCAGGTTTGTAATAACTTATGGCAATAACTCAGCCGACAGAGAAGAAAGAAGTCGTCTGGAGAACTTATGGCAATAACTCAAACAGACAGAGAGTTACTGAGAGATTACTTAACCAGATTCAACAACGAATCAATAACAATCCCAAAGTTGCATGCAGCAAGAGATAGCCGTCTTGGCATTGATGAGAGGAATGCAAGACTGCGAATTCAAAAAATATTTAGTCATTTGTAACAACTTGACTGATTTCTTGTTATTTTGACGCCAACTTCCTACTACAAGAAATAAGTAAAGTCAAACAAAAAGGTTGACTTATTTAATCAACCTTATCAGAATGTGAAAAAGATTGATGAGATAATGAGAGAAATGAGAAAAGTGCTAAAATGAAAAGTGCGAAAATACATGGCATTAAACAGCGAAAGTAATTCAAATATTCTGATCCGACTTGTGCATGAATTTCAAACGTTTTAAATTTTACACATTGTACCTTTGTAGTAGCAAAAAGTTAATCATCTTTACCATTGTCGCCAACCCAATATTAACAAGTtcccttatattttttttaaaacatcaAGATTTTTCTACATTAACACTAGGTTAACAACAaacaaatacggagtataagttTGATTATAATAtagaaaaaacttattttgtttaaAAGGTAACGAAACTTTTAAACGTTGGATTAACAACAAGGATAATGCTGACTATATTTTACAAGTATAAAGGTACAATGTGAAAGATTTTAAATGCATGAATACAAAGTAGATATCAAAGCAATTATGAGATACAATATAGAAAAACTCAAATATTTATATAAACTTTAGTCGTTGCATTAGGTTAAAACTGTTGCAACAATAGTAGTATAATACTACCCCGTACTAAATTATCGTTGCTTTAGCTATAAAGCTCATGTGACATTCCGTTGCATTATATTCTTTAATGACAAATGTTTTAGCAATTTGGTTTTGTTCTACTCACCTTATCCTTATTGATTATTAGATAGGTCAGATCAGAAATATTTGACCAGATGAAATTAGAAAAGCAAAAAACACTCACATAAAACAtttaaattagaacaaactACATCAGAACATATCATATCATACCAgattaaaaactaaaaaaattagACCAAGTTAGAATATAAAAAAGCACACCAGATCAGATGAATAAAACAAAACCTAATCACTAAATGGCTGCAGTTTCTCCCAAGAACTCACTAATTaacgaaattaaaattttaaaaatgaatcTAGTACTATCTTGTCGatatttttaatgttcttttttaaggCAGTTTGTCGATACTTGCATTGTCTCTACACATATGAATGATACTACCCGTACGTTTTTCGATCAAATTATCCATGAGGCATGAGGTGAAGTTACGCACATAATTACTTCTTCCCTTTCTTAATTAATACTGTACTGTGATTGATTTTACGCACTTCTATATATGTTTTTAATCTTAatttatatataaataaaagttataaaagttgatatttagaaaatacaaaTATTTATATGTATATGAATCTAATAAGATATCGCATGACTACGATATTACTTACGTATGAATCACAAAGATAACCAAAAGTATGTTATAAGTAGTGTAAAAAAATCCAATGGTATGATATTTAAGAGACGGGGAAATATCAATATATAATCTCCTCCTAAATTGGTGTCCTTCGCGAATTCGTCTGTGTATCGATGTACTCTGGTGTAAATACAACACAAATTCGACCATattattgtgttttttttttcaaaaaaagcattATATAGCTTAGTTAGTAAAGTCTTAAGGAGTTGTTACTCAAGACTTGATATCGAATCTCGTTTACGCCATGTCATTTGTCTCCCTCCCTATACACCAAAATCATTACTTAACGTACGTTGACATATATAGCAAAAGGTCCATTTGATACAAGTACGTTTTGAAAAAATATTCTAATTTTTCGTGTAAGGTTACAGTTTGAACTATGTTAGTGGGTGAAAGTTTGACAGCCACACAATGTCACAATACACCAGCTAAAGTCGAAAAAGCGGAGAGTCTTACCACGTATATATAAGGCTGATAAGGTTCATTCCATCTTATATGTTAGTCATTCTCCCTCCATTTTCTCAATGTGCGAATAATGAGtcaaacattaacatgtaaaTTATATTCTTGACTCGACTTCTGTATAGACAGTTTGGTTGGCGGCCACGTCTAACAAAGTAACAATTGCTCTAATTAGAGAGTGTGGATAAGAAGTAAGAACAAATTGTACGTTGCAAGACACTATCCCAACATGAGAGGAAatattgaaaataaatattggTAAAAAATTGCTAGTTGCCGGAATCTTCGCCCTTTAAGAGCTGAAATGTGCAAACTGCACACTTAGTCACTCACCCCAAGTTAATTAACcattaaacaaattaaaactaTTTAATTGTATTATTTGGAGAAACTAATAAATGTTTTCACATATGAAAAAAGGAATTTTAAAATAGGAACACATCCCACTTCTTGAGCCTAGTATTGAGGTTAGTGCGTGGATGACCAGACTGGATGACCTTTCATTCATGACGTAAGCAATGGTTTACAAGGTGATGTCATCTTTCAAAATTCAACCATTTCCCTTTCCCCACCCTTTTAATTCAAATAAATATTATGGGTTATTGTTCATAGAATGattaaatataaatagtattaaattttatatttttaaaaacgGTGTATGATTGATAAATTATGACAAATGATGTGTTTATCGGTACAAttaaactttaataacttaGTCAATTCTGGTGGTACAATCTAACCTATTTAAGTTGGTTTGTTCATGCGATCACGACTTCATTCAAGAATTGAAAAAGAAACTCACATCTAAACGACCTAGTCCACTTTGACAAAATATCATCCACCTTAACACATGACTGGACTATTTAACCCACAATGTACAAACCCTGACCTCGAACCAACCAAACCCGAACCTTACACGTGCTAGTCCTGGGTGCACCCATGACCCACCTAACCCACTACATAACCCACAATAAACCCTAACCTCGAACCATCATTGTCATGCCAAAACCTTACTTGTGTAGTCTTGGGTGTACCCGTAGGTCACGTAATCTAGTATAGATAAGCTAGTCCGACCCGTCACGATACATCAGATGCCATGTAGGCATGTAGCATGCATCAAGAGTGTGGACCAGCTAGCCTACATGGCAATTGCCAAGTAACATTTGCACTTGGCTAATGCTGGACTATGCCACATCATAATTACATCATCTAATTTGGCAATGCCACCACATAAACCAATCGTACCAATTAAATTTTGTAGAAATAATGATTATTCTATGATTAATTTAGTCTATACTCTAGTTAATCGAGATAACCAATGTCTAGtaatttatttcataaaaaaatttaGGAGTAATCGAACGCggaaatgttttgaattctCTGACAAGTGACAACtacttaattatttaataaactatggttaataattaattaattaattaatttgatgaTTAATCCACATAAACCTGACTTTCTTCTCATTTTCTTCCTCTTCTTGACCCTATCTTACGTTGAGAACGCGTGCAACTGTGCAATCACACGGAAGAGATGTAATATGAAGCTACATTTGACCATCAATCGCGATAAATTCAATTTCACCGATCTTCTAATTCACAGGTAAGTAGCAAGCTAGTAACTAATCATCGTCTTATTTCTTTCtgggtttttaatttaattgttgATGAGCATGCCTCTTTGAGATTCGATCCCTGGATCAAGTGGCACGGCCCCCCGGTTTGTTGAAGAGCTAGCTATACATGGTCATTGGCCAACTTGTCATTGCTATTTCAAAGTTTCGTTCATCCTCAACTTGTGTTTATTTTACTAATTGGAATTTGCAACTTGTATAGTTGACTCTCATGTTGTCCCTTTTTAAAACTTGTTTCAATGATTTAATCTTTCCATTTTGAGTATTATAAAAGGGTATTATTTGATTCATATATATATGTTGGTTTTATAGGGATTATTTTTGTTAAGAGAagacattattattattattattaattagatGGAGAACAATGCCAATGATTCGAGTACTCAAAAGGGTTTAGTGAATGAGCTTGTTGAAGGAAGAGATCTCACTAAGGAGCTTCAAGTTGTTCTTGGCAATGAGCCACAATCATCTTCCAATGAAGCTTGTGGATTGATGGCTAAGAATATATTAGCCAAATTTGAGAGGTCATTACAGATCTTGCAATACGATCCATCGAACCACTTTCAGTTTCACCTGGCAACTACTACAACAGCTGATTCCCCGAATTCTTTTAGTGGAAGCCCTAAAAGCATGGAATCTGACGGAGATTTCAAAGATCTAGCAGAACACAAAGATGAATCCAAAAAGAGGTAGGTACCCACTAACATGCGCATAAAGgttttacttttatttaatttttatgggTTTCTTCACAGTCGTTGACCATTTAGGCTAACATTATGTTCATCTGGAATTTTGTAAACTTTACCTCAATATGATTTTTTCTGGAGTGAGAGTTGTTAATTCGTGACTGTATTATTATTGTTTACTTTTACCATTGAATATAGAGAAACATGACGAGAACATCATACATATGGTCTTTTGAAAAGGAGAGTTTCAAAGAAACACACTTTATGATAAAGACGACACACTTAATTTTATGTAAGTTTATCATTAAATTGTGCTTATTAATTATGCTTAAACGGATCGATTTTGTTGTATTATAGAAGGATTTCTCCTCGTTATACACATAGAGTGCAAGGTTCCACTAGCAGCGGGCTTGAAGGTCCAATTGAAGATGGTTTCAATTGGAGAAAATATGGACAAAAGGACATTCTTGGAGCCAAATTTCCAAGGTAATTACTACTTAATTAAATaacttttttctttaattttgcaCATGATTAAAGATCATTGTATGTAATTCCTTAAAACAAGGAAATTTGGATATAAAGTGCTTTTTTTGTTCCCTTTAGAAGCAACTAGCAAGAATATATATCCAATTACTAACTTTATGTACAAGGATGCATGATCTTCCCTTCATGTAGATGATCCATATTCCATAATGTTACTTACAGAAGTAAAGAAGGATTATATTGCTAATGTAAAGACATTATGTGGGATCCGAATGCTTTTCTAATCCGATATTTcatggaaaaaataaaataaatcatgTTTTTTTGGAGATTTAATGTACGAAAGGTgtaagttattttttttatttttttttgacatagatAAACATACATCAATGAAATAAGTTCATAAATTACAACATACTCGTAATACTACTACTAGAGTTTTATTGTATACATAGTAGCTCTTACAAACCATATTAAACAGAAAACATTAAAAACCGCCAAGGTTATAGTTTAGATGATGAAAATTTTCTGATAAAAATTGTCTAATTTAAGCTTACAAATATATTGGATGAAAATAGTTTcattacaagaaattgtactattaacgacgggaaatcccgtcgctaaaggtcaataattgttgattagcgacgggattttccgccgcgaacccgtcataaaaggaggccgtcgttaatggaaaatcccgtcgttaatccgtcgtaaaacacatttgcgacggttgttcccgtctttgttgggttgttatccccgtcgcaaaagcccttttacgacgggatttttacccgTCATTATTAGGTTAATTGTCATAAAATATGCAAATTTCTGTAGTGTAATTTAATTGTTCTTTTACGAGCTTCTTCTATATAGTAATTATGTAGCTTTTAATTGTCTAAACAAGACCTACTAGTATAACATTAGTTTTGCTCCAGCTGTTTGAAGTGTATATAAATGATATCAATCCatgaattatcaaagtatttcTTGTTGGCCTTTTAAGTGAAATAATAGCAATGTTTTTTTTAGAGGGTGCAATTCAATAATAGCATCGAGCATGATTAAGAAAACCATTATTGTAGACCGTGATATAATTAACATCATCAATCACATCCTAAACATTTTCCTTCATACTAATAGCATAGATGTGTACTTCCTTGTGGAATGATGCAACTTATTATACATTTACATGCATGATT
This genomic stretch from Spinacia oleracea cultivar Varoflay chromosome 3, BTI_SOV_V1, whole genome shotgun sequence harbors:
- the LOC110780054 gene encoding uncharacterized protein, whose translation is MIMNPNVVVLSDHIISGVKIEEENVANFDGVFDEGLDDSGIKSSEQEQRCREIELEIQNKERNLVTIISKIRVLGGEKLRVEEEIKGLKEKKAVLIGAKGNAPIIMTPKNKRKRGEGDDDDSLPISRFPIRNIARGSSQRAGPLNPTPPRRLFKLENNDGEGGEGDDDVIPKNRVFKRVAKESESDDDDHPLLFSRQLRMRNIARESSKRAEPLNPTRPKRILKLENNDGMGEDGTPTRRGFKRVDRESGSDDDVSLPISQLLSRKIARESSQRSESLNPTRPRRIFKFENNDGEGEDGDESDDDIKPTRRGFKRVPRENESDDDDDCLPICQLLSRNIARASSQCASPLNPTRPRRRLVKCGQDELKDKPQKIGNVADDHESSEDESESSDRSLGSFIVDDSDCEDVKDDLSKEVSGDDDSDDDFDEEVSDNDLNFKDILSRLQSRRHPDSKWVSEADMLSDFGKNPELCMKAVCALYRLQTNEEKVCKASIVHNGRGFSTSDATRGTFLGEFLTDGVPNGNGEMVKTVEELQEYHPSGVEDCRSLANHYSKQLFKIYESGDDPYFL